In Deinococcus psychrotolerans, a genomic segment contains:
- the nagA gene encoding N-acetylglucosamine-6-phosphate deacetylase: MPCLLEVTHEPPNSPLPSPSGPQRMTRLSGLLVQPGGVQAGRVTFGRQIETLELKGSEQVQPRYILAGFIDTHVHGGGGGDTMDGTEGISTLARFHAQHGTTSLLATTMTNPLPKVLAALEAVRQTMELGIPGGADLLGAHLEGPFISPNKLGAQPPQTLLPTPDLVAQVLASGVIRAVTLAPELPGAAEAALAFAAAGVRVGVGHTTADAETVMAFLSAVQAAGGRTAATHLFNAMGGIEGRVPGPAGALITDSQTWLEIILDGVHVHPTSFLLAHAAATERVMLITDAMRAAGLGDGESELGGQTVIVKDGKAVLKDGRSIAGSVLTLDVALKNALATGLSLPQVSRMLSAAPADSLGLTDRGRLAVGLRADLVVMNERFEVEAVYVGGEQIALAPAS; the protein is encoded by the coding sequence TTGCCTTGCCTGCTGGAGGTCACCCATGAACCGCCCAACTCTCCCCTTCCCTCACCGTCCGGCCCCCAACGCATGACTCGGCTCAGCGGCTTGTTGGTGCAGCCCGGCGGCGTCCAGGCAGGGCGCGTCACCTTTGGCCGGCAGATTGAAACGCTTGAATTGAAAGGGAGCGAGCAGGTTCAGCCGCGCTACATCTTGGCGGGCTTTATCGACACCCACGTTCACGGCGGCGGCGGCGGCGACACCATGGACGGCACGGAAGGGATCAGCACGCTGGCCCGCTTTCACGCTCAGCACGGCACTACTTCGCTGCTGGCGACCACCATGACCAACCCGCTGCCCAAGGTGCTGGCCGCGCTCGAAGCAGTGCGCCAGACGATGGAACTCGGCATCCCCGGTGGCGCTGATCTCCTGGGGGCTCACCTCGAAGGCCCGTTCATCAGCCCCAATAAGCTGGGAGCGCAGCCACCGCAAACCCTACTGCCCACCCCCGATCTGGTGGCGCAGGTGCTGGCGAGCGGCGTCATCCGGGCTGTGACCCTTGCGCCAGAGTTGCCGGGCGCGGCAGAGGCGGCACTGGCTTTCGCGGCGGCGGGCGTGCGGGTAGGTGTGGGTCACACCACCGCCGACGCCGAAACGGTCATGGCTTTTCTGAGCGCGGTGCAGGCAGCAGGTGGGCGAACCGCCGCCACCCATTTATTTAACGCGATGGGCGGCATCGAAGGGCGCGTGCCGGGGCCAGCCGGAGCTTTAATCACCGATTCGCAGACTTGGCTGGAAATCATTCTGGACGGGGTTCACGTGCATCCCACCAGTTTTTTGCTGGCCCATGCTGCCGCCACCGAGCGGGTCATGCTGATCACCGACGCCATGCGGGCCGCCGGACTCGGTGACGGAGAAAGTGAACTCGGCGGGCAAACAGTCATCGTCAAAGATGGCAAAGCGGTGCTCAAAGACGGGCGCAGCATCGCGGGCAGCGTCTTGACCCTGGATGTGGCCCTCAAAAACGCGCTGGCAACGGGCCTGAGCTTGCCGCAGGTCAGCCGGATGCTCAGCGCCGCCCCCGCCGATTCACTCGGCCTGACCGACCGTGGCCGCTTGGCAGTGGGTCTGCGGGCCGATCTGGTGGTCATGAATGAGCGGTTTGAAGTAGAAGCAGTGTATGTAGGCGGCGAGCAGATAGCGTTGGCCCCCGCAAGCTAA